TCGGCCAAATGAGATTCGTCCCTACACAAGCCCCCCAATTTAGCTATGGCCGTTGCTCTTAACAATTTACCCTATTCTTGGCCTCAAAAACGTCTCTAAAGAGACTGTCGGCTATAATAACCAAAAGCCCTATTATAAACGCATGACAGGATCAGAATTGAATGCTGCAAAAGACGGTAGCTTTGGTAATTTCGAGCATGTAGCTCTGGAAGCCTGGCAAGAGCCACCTTGATCCTGATTGTCTCTAGGGCATCTTATTTTCAAAGGCATTGCTGAGTCGGGTCGAAAGCGGAATTAACACCCCAGAGAGCAGGCAAAGGGCGGGAAGACATCCCTTCATTGCCCCGAAGACCCGCACTGGTGGGATCGCTACGCGCCTCCTGCAGGATTAAGGCGTGTTAATGACGCGGCTTTGAGATGGGAGGCGCGAGACCCTTGGTAATTCTTTAAGACTGAAATGTAAAATTAGGTCGGTAAACGTTGCCGCAGATCATCAGACCCTATAATAGCTTGTCTCGGAATGTGGGATGAGTCGAGGCTGTGCCCGAGGTCTTTAGTGGGGATAAACAGGATATCTCAGTTGAGCATGGGCTCCGAAAAAAGACGATGACGAATaacctcaccctccttgttTAAAGTTCATCTTGTTCCTATGACTAAGCGGCTTCAACATCAGATTGTAGAACGGGGACGACCAACACAGCCCTACGGAATCAGGCCGTTCTTATTATAGCAGCCGACTGACAAAGCAGTGGTTTGGGACCATTTGTAACGATTTACAGACAAGGAGACATCGCCAGTAGGTAGCTTTGAGATGCATCGGGATTGATATATTGGTGGGTGCTACCCAGAAGAAGAGTGGTAGCAACACACATCACAAATCACGACCTCGGAATCTTGGGCCAGGACGACCAAGCTTTGAACACTTACTTTTGTTCATTTATCTCTTTCAAATACCATATCATCAAAGATGCGATTCCTTCCCGtgctggccttgttggctACAGCATCTTCTCGTGTTGACGCTCGTCAGAACAGAGTTGCGAGATATGACCCTGAGCTTGCTCATCTCCTGGATTGTCGCTACCCAGAAATATTGAACGAGTGCTTGGCGTCCCGTGACCGTGGCGTTGAGCAACGTGCTGAAAATTCTTGCTACGTCGCCGCGAGCTGCATCCCATTGAAACGCGCTGAGCCGACTTCGGATGAAAAGCTATGGGAAGGCGAGGAAAGTGGGAAAGTCTTGCACCAAAAGCGACGACGCCAGCAAACGGAAAGTCAGGAGTCGGCAAGCCAGGAGCCAGGAACCACCGATAACGCGTCTGCTTCCTCTGCTGACCCCGTTGCAACAACCGAGGAACCAGCCTCAAGCTCTGCAGAACCAGAATCCACGACGATTCAGGAATCGACTGCAGCCTCAACGTCCACAGAAGTCACGTTGCTCTCGTCGACGCAGCCAAGCAGCCAGCCATCTAGCACGCTGCCATCGAGCACACTGTCATCAACCACAAGCAGCACCGAAAGTGAGACTACCACTTCAGTTGGCGCTTCTTGTTATTCTACAACCGTCAAGTCCACTACAATCTGTCCTGTGGAGTCTTCTAACGGGCATGAATCAACCCTTGAGTGTTATTCTACAAATATTACAAAGAGTGCTTGCTCTCCTGGTCTTCTGTGCGCAACCGAAGGAACCTACGGGCACACTATCTGCATGGAGATGCAGAATGAGATCGGGCTCGCGGGAAAGATCATTGCGACTTGTTTTGGATCGGCCATCGCTGTGTGTGTTGGGACACTGGGTGTGCTCTTCTATCAGGATAAGCGTAAGCAGCGAGAGATTGCGGAACTTAGGGAAGCGAGGATGCGCTGGAAAGAGAGGCGTTGAAGGGTGTGCATTTATGAGCCTTTTAGGCCTCTATGTGGTTGAAAAGTGATCTTTACGCAGTGTCGTGGGGACGCGTTGTTTTTATTTCTACATTTTCTTCTTAGCTCTACAGCCTCAAACCAAGTTCAAAAACCTATCACCGGTCTTATTGACTGACTCATCTAGTTTAACTCCAAAGGAAACAATCCATGCCATGTTACGGTGTTTTACGTATTGGGTTTTAGACTTGTGTGTATGCAGTAGGATGTTAACACAAGCGAATAATCATGGGGTGACCCAGTAGATATCTGGCCTCACTCGTCTATGTCTTCGTTTATATTAATCGTGCTTCACGCGttagaaaaaaaaatgagACCTTGCTCTTATGAAAACGGGCAATGATTCCCGTAGTCATACAAGCAAGCATACTTGCAGCTACTCGGTTTAATTGGAAATGCTAACTATTGCCAAGATATTTAATCCCCCGCAAGGGATGGATGCTGAATCAAAGTTTGGGTTAAGGACAATTGGAATAACTATAAGGAAGAGGTACCAGACTCTTATTTCttcacatccatcccatccaacCTACTATTCACCGCAATCAACGTCCCCTTACTCGGTGTATACTCATACCACTCCGAAATCAGCAGCCCCTTCGCACTCGTCTGCAGAATTGGATAATCCCTatcccccccccccccccccccccccccccccccccacCATGCGGATACCGCAGACCTTGAACAACGATGCTCTTGGCACCTGGCACAGCAGTAATCATCGACCTTTCTTGGGTGCCAACGCTGTTTGCGTGAGAAATGCCCGCATCCCAAGCGTCAATGATTGCGTAACCTCCAACCACGAAACCTCTGCTATCGTCCACCACGATGGTAACAGGCGTTGTCGGCGTTGCTCCAGGGCGAATGGAGGTCCGCGATGTGGTCCCTGCGTTTGGGATATCATCAGTGTTCAGTGTCTGGCCATTTGAGTTCGCCGGTGGAATCCCAGGGTAGTTCGTTTTATCATAATTCTGGATCTGCTGCGCGATCGTCATATATGGGTGTCCCACCGGTATAACAGGCGGAGCATTCAGATCGCCGTTCTCCGCGAACCAAGTAAAAGCCGCTTCATACCCCTTCCTCACTGTCAGGACGACTCGCGCGCTGCCCGCTCGTAAAAACGCCTGGCGCGTTGCATCCGGATGCTGGATCTTCCGAATGAATTTCTAGCTCTGCGGGATATCCTAGAAATAGGAGtaaaggaagaagacgacgttTTCCCGTTCGatggcttggttgatgaaATTTACCATTGCTTCGTAGCGGTAGAGGACTGACCAGGGTAAAGCGCTCTTGTTTGGGTCGATGCTGTTGCCTGTGAAGTTCACGCCGTATTCGAGGTCGCTGCCTAGTGGTGGTATGCTGTGAGCTGGATCGCCTTCATATAACCTTCGCACTGCTTCCGGGACGAATTCGAAATTGGTTCCGAGGATCCAACGAAGGACACATTTCATGATTTCGTCGTTTTCCTCGCGTCGCAGGGTCAGTGTGTCAATGCCCATGATTTGCTCCTGCAATGCCGCCATCTTTGTCTGCATCTTCGCCTGGTCCGCGTAGTAGCCTGCCTGAGCCGCATCATACAGGCGTTCCATATGGACGACTGCCAGCCTTTCTCGTAGTCATCTGTGCGCTTGAGCGAGATATCGAACTGATAAGTGCCATCACGGAAGCCCCCAGAAAcagtggtgatggtctgCGCCCCTGTCCGACCCTGAAGAAATGGCAGTCCGTTATATCCAATTAACGGGTCAAATTGCTTGGTCGAATCCGTCCCCACTATCCATGTGTTCGTGGCACTGCCCAAGACATCAAAGCGAGGGCTACCCCCTATAAAGCCGAGCACCAGGACTAGACTCACACTATCCATTTGGTAACCATCTGGAATGTTTATCGCCACCTGGTTTGCGAATATGTCTCCGGTTCCATCGGTACCGTGTTCTTCAATTGGACCCCCCACGCTGATTTGTGTCCATTTTTCCAAAGGTCTGTAAGGAATTTGGGCGCCAGCTTTCCTGCAAAGTTCTTCGTAGGTACCCTCTGTTATGTCTGAGTAGGGCATGGTGAAAGAAAACTGCTTCCCAAGAGAGGCTTTGAGCTCATCTAACTCCTTGAAGACGGCTCTCATTGCCGCGCCCGGTTCAGGGATGGTAATATCGTAGGTTTGCCGAAGACCATACCGATACAAGCCAACATGCCATCTGCGCATCATACTGAAATAATCAACCCTCATGGGATCGGTGGCACTTGGGTTCTCCAGCATTCGTGTTGTTGTCTCCGACAAGCCAGCCGTGGACGTTGTGGAAATAGTGACTTTACGAGACTGGATAACCCTGGACGACGCTTCCTTCGTCGTATTCACCGCATGCTTGCGGCTATCATTCGCTGAGTTCGACTCAGCTCCTTGCGAACCAAAGGACATCGCTAGAGATCCACTCACGAATCCACAACCGCCTGAAGCGCTGGCAGTGACGTTGAACTGGTTGCTGTGCGAGTTCTGCGACGCTGTGGCCTGCGCAAGCTCGCTGTTCTCGGTGACACCAGTCTTGCTGAAGTTCTCCAACGAGTCTGTGACAATGGTTTGGAACTCCTGGCTGATAACGGACCATTCTTGCTGTACAACATTGGTTTTCTCCTTGGGTGCCAGTGGAATAGTCGCCAGTAGTTCGCCTTGTTCGATTCCAGCTGGTGTCATTTCCAGGCGCTCAAGATTCAGCATGTTGATTGGTGAAACTCCAGTATTGGCATTGAAAGCATTGGTCGCCGCAACCGAAGTATTGACCAGATTCACAAGATCGGCGAGGCGACCTGAGGCAGTTAACGCGAATGTTTCGATATCCCCAGCATTAAACTTGATTTCTGTCTCCAATCATCGTCAATAAACCAACCATGACATTACTCCCTTCAACACAACACAAGCACCGTTTGTCGATTCGGCATGCATATTGATGCCATCCACGCGTGGATCGATATCATTGATCCTACGAGCCCTTCTACCGATTTTACTGGCCAAACTCAGCAAAGTTCGGCAGATACAGATATTTACGACGCGTTGTTGAATAAGGCCAAGCGGAAGCTACCCAGCCCTTCCATGTCGAGCCCATCGAAACGCCCGCGAGTGGAAGACTCTGATCCTTTTGTTGACTCCGATACAACACCACGACGACCAGTTACCAATGCATCCGACAGTATCCTCTATAATTCAGCACCCTCATTTGACATCCCAGGTTCTACCGCCCACTCGACAGCGCCTACATCTATTTTCACAGAGATCCTCGCCTCCCGACCGCATTTTGCCAACCAACAATCCCGACAACCACGAAGTCTATCACCCTCAAAGCAATATCAAAAAGGAATGACTTACTGAGACTTGACCATCTAGTAAGGTTCACACCAGAGAAAAATCTGAGAGCTGCGCTTCCTTCTGATGCCCACGATCTTTATGATGCGTTGGTTACGGCAGAGTACTACGAACCCATACTACCGCCCGCACTGAAGGATATACTAGGTTTAAAACTTCCCGATACTCGTCCCCATATGTAGCAACTAACAGATGAGACTACGGACAATCGAACGAGCATCTCTGCTGTCGACAAAAACTCTCGTTTTTAGGAAATCGTCGAGCGCTCTAATGAGTCATCTAAGCTGCGTCGCTCCGAGGCAGCATGGAACTCCCACGTCCACTGGCAAATCCTCTCTCAACTCGCCGAAACCTCCTCCGTTCGCGTCGAAGACATAACATCAGCGCACATCGTCCCGAGATTTCGCCCTTGCTTCACTACATCCGACGAATTTCCTGACGAAGCCGGTTCATCTTCGACAGGTAGTTATAGCACCAACAGCAACACATCAGCATCGCGGGTCAACACAGCAAAGTCGGTGCATAAGATGGTTGACTTTGCACTCGTTCTCGAAACCGATCAAGACCTCGCTGCTCTTATCGAACGACTTATGAGATTTCCACATGATGCGACGGTCAACCAGACAGCGTATTTTCCGTTGAAAAGTCGCCCCGCGCCAGTGTTTATAGAAACAAAAACAGCAGCCAAAAGTGGCGAAACAGCAGATGACCAGCTTGGCATTCGGATAGCAGCATGGCATGAAAGCATGCGTAGCCTGATGAAGCGCGGCGGCATATTTGAGCGAATTATCACAGTTCCTCTGATCTAGGTGACCGAAGGGAGATGGACTGTCATGTCTGCTGTGGATGCGGGGAGCGAAATTATGAGTTTTCTTACtatcttctttccctttcccttGACTAACTTTCAGCAGCAAATCGCTTATCGGGACTTTAAGATTGGGAGTAGCGATGGACCTATAGGGATGTATTAACTTCAGGCCGCCCTTTTGGCGATTACTAAATGGATGGAAGGGGCGTCTAAGACGTGGATTACTCGAGTTCTTTCGAGGGCATTGGCTCAGCCACCAGTTAGCCGGGAATAGTCCTAGAGAAGCGGATTGTGTTAGTTGTCTTTTTTCAATACCCTTAGTCTTTGCGAAAGCATCTTGCATCACTCATATATTCAACGTCCTCGCAACGCAACCTACTACCATGCAGTACCCACCTACTGTTGGAGAAGTGGCATACATGATGGTATTACATAGGCAGCCACCTCAAGGGAAGATATCTCATAGTGATACACAAATTATCTAAATCGCGTTAGAGACCTATTATAGGATTAATAGATCTAGTATCTTAGCCTCGCCTCTTTAGATATAGAGATAAGGAGGGAGAATAAAGAATAAGGGGATAACACATCTATAGCTCAATCATAGACATAATCATCATCCTAAATCAATTATTCTCACTCCTTCTCTATCTTTTTTAACTATTTGTCCCTATCATTATACGAACACGCGTGTCTAATAATACCCTAAACCAATCATTGATGATCTGCGGCCTATTCCATAAACCCGAGTGTCGATGATTTTAAACAGTGCAGCGTCAAGCTTTCATACTAGAGGATGTCAGTGAATCTCTGATTGATTCTTTACCATGGGCTTTTGCCTTACTTGATCAAGACTGTCTTGGGCTCGGTAAACATGCGCAATCCCTAGAATATATTGTAAGCCATTTTTGCGGACGTTCTATGTGGCAACACTTACATATTCGCCAAACTCCCTCCCGATTCCGGATGCCTTTTTACCTCCAAATGGAGCTTGTAGGTTCATCTGGACTGACTGTTAGCACTGCAGCTGACGCACTTTAGCTCGAAGCAGAGACTTACAACGCTAATGCAGTTGATGCCAACGACACCTGATTCGATCTGTGAGGAGAGCCTCATTGCACGGTTAATGTCCTTGGTGAACACTCCAGCCATAAGCCCAAACTCTGTGTCGTTGGCGAGTTTgatgacctcttcctcagTCTTGAAGGTCTGCACCACAGCCACAGGCCCGAAAACCTCCTCTTTCAGAACCTGTGCATTGGGCTTAGGGTTCAAGAACACGGTCGGTTCCATGAAGCACCCGACATCGCCGTGCTGGAGGCCACCAACCAcaagctcggcctcgttCTTGCCTCGTTCAATCATGGACTTAACCTTCTCTAGAGCTATGGAGTCGGCCAGCGGGCCCATCGAGACATTGGGGTCATGCGGGTCGCCGAGTCTGCTCCTGGCGTCCTTCATGCGCTCAGTGTACGCCTTGATGAAAGCGTCCGCAATTCCCTCCTGGACATACACACGAGACGCTGCAACGCAGACTTGGCCGGACCTCGTCAAGATGCCGTTGATGGTCCTGGATTAAAGGTCAGTCGAGCGATGCGATACAAATACAAAACTGAATCAAGTTTACCATGTCAAAGCATTCTCGATGTTGGCATCATCAAACACGATAGCTGGACTCTTACCACCTGCAATGGATTGTTTAATACACTGGTATCGAACGTAATCAAAGGCGTGGAGACATACCTAGCTCTAGCGTCACCCGTTTCAAGTTGCTCCGAGCCGCAAGCTCCTGGATTTTTCGTCCCGTGTTGGTGCTCCCAGTGAAACTGATCTATCGCTAATCGTAAATGCAATGAATGATGAGATTTGACAGAGACCCTTCCAACCTACCTTTCTAACACGCATATGAGACGATAACAAGGCACCGGTGGAGCCGTCACCACTGAGCACCTGGACAACGCCCTTGGGAAACCCAGCCTTCTCGAAGAGAGGGGCGAGGGCCAACGAGCCAAGGGGGGACTTCTCTGATGGCTTCACGATCAGTGTGTTGCCCGTAGCCAAGCAAGGTGCGGCTTTCATTATAAAGGAGGCGACCGGCGCGTTGTAGGGGTTGATGGCGACGCATACACTGTGACGGCAGATGCATTAGCATTAGCTCAAGACGGCGACAAAGGGAAGCCACTCACCCAATAGGCTCATGCGTAACGAGTTTCACAAAACCGTCGTCTGCGGGGAAGTAATCTCCACGTTGTTTATCGGTCCATCCCGCTGTGAACCCTTGGTGTGAGCAGTGAAAGACCAAGGGAGAGACCAAGGGAGAGACAAACACGTACCATAGTACAGCAAGCAGGATCTAATGTATCCGTTCTCTCGGGTGGGAATGAGCGAGACTGGGCTTCCCATGGTCAAGGTGTCGAGGGTGAGGATGGGCTCGACTTCAGTCTCCAGCAAATCGGCCAGCTTGCGCAGGCAGGCAGACCTCTGGGCAGCGGTAAACTGGCTCCAAGGGCCGTTGAAGCCTGCCTCGGCGTGAGCCACGGCGATGTCAACATCCTCCTGGCCTGCAATGGGCACCTTGTCGGTCACAAGATCATTGGTGATGGGGCTCCGGAGTTCCAAGGTCGCCGAGGACTTGGCGGCGACGTATTCGCCGTTGATGTACAGCTTGTCGTAAGAGGTTGGTGATAGTGTCATGGTGTTGAGTAAGGAGCAGAGAGTGCTGCGGGGAAGTTCTGGGTATACGTGGATTCTGGGGAGGGCGACAGGACCAAGGCACACTTATTACCTTCCAATCCAAGACAGTAACTAACTCCTTGTTGCCCATCCCGGCCATACGGGTGCGGTGTCGGCACACAGTCCGTTCGGTACCGTAATTCGGCTTTCCGCTTGCAGCGGACATTTGCTTCCTTCGGAACTGGGACCAGACCGTTTGGTCGGCCAACGGAGTGCTGAACGGCATCCTGTCTCGGCTTTGACTAAGCATCATGGCCTTTCTGGTGCCTTCCTTCACCTTTCGGTCTTTTGGGCCGATGAGTGACGCTTATCTGATTGCGTTGGCGGACCCGGAGAAAAAATCCCCGACAGCGCGACTGACAATGCCTCATTGCTCAAGTCGAAGCCTGGCGGTTGAATGGGGATTAATTTAATCAAGTTCATACTCTGTTGATGGAAAAAGCTGGTTCAAGATATAAATCGGCTGATCCAGGAGGGGTGAATGCGCCAACCGATTCTCAAGTTCGTTCAGTCACCAAGTTGCAATTCCGGACGGCACCGGCATCCACTTCAAGAACCACAAGAAAATGCTGCAGCGACTACTTCGCCCAGCTCGTCTGCTTGGACCCCGCGTCCCATCCAGAACAACCTGTAGGCCGCACATTTCGCCGGCTTTCCTCAGTTCATCTCGAGCAAGATCTATCCACGCCCGTGCCACCGATTACCTTCCAAGCAATCTACCCGAGTGGACCGAGTCCCAGCGAGAAGTCCGCGAGGCTATTGCCAAAATCTGCGCCAAATACCCAGATGAATATTGGCTTGAGCGGGATAATGACCATAGGTTCCCGTGGGAGCTATCTCGAGACCTAGCCGACAACGGATGGCTCGGTATCTGCCTGCCCGAAAAGTACGGAGGATCTGAGCTAGGCATTTCCGAGGCGGCAGTAATGCTCCAGACTATCTCCGAGTCGGGCGCGGGTCAGGGCGGCGCGTCATCTGTCCACATGAACATCTTCGGACTGGAGCCCGTGGCCAAATTCGGCTCAGAGGAACAAAAGGAACGCTGGCTTCCACCGCTCATTCAGGGCAAGGAGCGCGCCTGCTTTGCCGTCACGGAGCCTAATACTGGCCTAGACACGCTAAAGTTACAATCTTCCGCCCGACGAGACGGTGATCACTATGTGCTTAGTGGCTCTAAGGTCTTTATATCAACAGCTCAGGTCGCTGAAAAGGTCCTGATTTTGGCAAGGACAACAGCTCTCGGGGACGTGAAGAAGGTCACTCAAGGCTTGTCGCTATTCTACACAGACCTTGACCGTTCTGTTGTCGAAGTCACGGAAATCCCCAAGATGGGACGAGCCGCCGTTGATACGAATGTGCTCTTCtttgatggatggaagatCCCAGCAAGCGATATGATTGGACAGGAGGGCGACGGATTCAAGATGATTATGCATGGCATGAATGCCGAGCGAATACTGATTGGTGCCGAAGCGTTGGGAATTGGATATGCAGCACTCCGGCGCGCCTGTAACTATGCCAACGAACGAGTTGTCTTTGGGAAGCCGGTTGGAACGTATCAGGGGCTTCAGCATCCACTAGCTGAGTGCTGGATGAATCTCGAAAGCGCTCGGCTAATGATATATCTAGCTGCACGATTGTACGACCAAGGTTATACGGATGGAGAGTATGCTAACGCAGCTAAATACTTGGCATCCGAGGCAGCCTTCAAGTCTGCCGAGAGAGCGATCCTGACACACGGCGGAATGGGTTACGCGAAGGAGTATCATGTCGAGAGGTATTTGAGGGAATCCCTGATATCACGGATCGCTCCCGTGAGCGGggagatgatcaagaacTATATAGGGCAGAGGGTGTTGGGTCTGCCAAAGAGCTACTAGAATAAACATGATTTCATCCTCTCTGTCAACCGAAGTAATCCCATGCAACTATGAACAAGCGcccttctcttcccctcAACCACTGAAATTAGTGCAGAAGACCACTAATCACCACAATAGCGGAGCGATATAACAATCGGAAGTGGCAACAAGCCACGTAATGATACGGTTGGGCGGATAGTTTACACTTGCGTAGGACCAGGAAGCCCGATAAGCGCAAGGTACTCAACAACGAGCGAGTGTTACACCGGTCAGGTAACTCATACGCAGCAGGGATTGATGTAGCCGGGTGATACGACTGGGCCGGTCACGCTCCTGTTCTGACTCAGGAGTGTACCTGGACCGGGGATCTCGATCCTGGAGCCAGTCGACCAGCTCTTTGTCGCACCTGACCAAATCCCAGGCCTGCTGCTCTGACCTCTTTGGCGTAACAATGAAACCAGAAAGATACCCCTGCCCCGATGGTAGCGACCCAGTGACGGTGTACTGCGAATGGAGGATGTGGCCGAGACAGACGCCCAGCTTGGTGAGGTCAACGCACAtggtggccatggccatgcgTGTCTTATGGTCGTAACCGGCTATTGTCAGCTCATCCGGAGGGCCAGCCAGAGTATCCGATGCCATTCTCACATCAAAGCCGTCAAATTGTATAATTGGGACGTCAAAATCGTCATCCCGAATCCTGGAAGGGCGTCTGGCTGCAAGGGCCAGGAGGCGGTCTCGCACGATGCAGGGCCACCATATTCTGCGCCGTAACCGCTTCTCCTGGGCTGGTATGGGCAGGCCTTACGGATCACAGTGTAGGACGCCGACCTGGGCAAGCGAGATGGCAATGCCCATCCAGTGCCAGGTATCCTTTTCATCCCTAGGGCTATAATACCAGGACGTCATTGGCAGCAGGGTCTGTATGACAGAGAGACGATCAGACTCGCAATCCAGCCCGTAGAGCAGACGGACAcggttgaagaagatcttTCGTGTAGCTTTCTTGCATGCGTAGGAGACAGGCTCGTGACGCACGCCGCTTGCTGGCTAGGGAGCCGATATCGTCGTAAGACGCTGCTCGTTTCTGGACGCGACAATCGTTTGCATCCTCGCCCACACTGGTTATCGAAGGACTTGGAGGCACATCAGCCATGTTGTGTTCAGGAACAGCGAGCATAGAAGGTGCGGTGGGAAAGAAAGCAGGATGACTCTAcgggagatggtgatgaattTGACTCGTTTTCCGCTGTTGTCGTAAAGGCGGAGATAAGAAACAACAAGCTGAGGGACTATTTACTGACAATACGGGCCAAGGCTGTTCGTAACTGTGGATTTTGGGACAGGGAGAGAGGAAAGCAGCGCGGGTTGTAGAGTGTCCATAGCAAGCACTAATAGGCTGGTAGTGTTGAACCGAAGTGGCTCAGCTGCCACGAATCTGAGCCCCGGAGTGGCGGGTTCTTCACAAATGGAGCCCTGCGAGGGTTAAGGGGGACCAAGTGCCGATTTCTGATGTGTGAGCTTCCACTTGAGCAACCGAGATCGGTCGGCGGTGGTTTTGAGTACCCATGTTGCAAGTGCAATCACCTCACGCCTTGAAGCTGTCCTCGGCCAGAAGCATTGGATCCAACTACTTTCGCCTCGGTTCTCAAGGGAAGTATTACACCTGTCATAGAATGTCGATTTCAGAACTCATGTTTGCCAAAGCATAGACCACTGTACGGTCGTAAACATGTAAGTAAAGCTTGGTCACTGACGCTTCAGAGTACAGGGCGTTCGGGGCTCGGCA
This window of the Fusarium keratoplasticum isolate Fu6.1 chromosome 3, whole genome shotgun sequence genome carries:
- a CDS encoding Aldehyde dehydrogenase; its protein translation is MTLSPTSYDKLYINGEYVAAKSSATLELRSPITNDLVTDKVPIAGQEDVDIAVAHAEAGFNGPWSQFTAAQRSACLRKLADLLETEVEPILTLDTLTMGSPVSLIPTRENGYIRSCLLYYAGWTDKQRGDYFPADDGFVKLVTHEPIGVCVAINPYNAPVASFIMKAAPCLATGNTLIVKPSEKSPLGSLALAPLFEKAGFPKGVVQVLSGDGSTGALLSSHMRVRKISFTGSTNTGRKIQELAARSNLKRVTLELGGKSPAIVFDDANIENALTWTINGILTRSGQVCVAASRVYVQEGIADAFIKAYTERMKDARSRLGDPHDPNVSMGPLADSIALEKVKSMIERGKNEAELVVGGLQHGDVGCFMEPTVFLNPKPNAQVLKEEVFGPVAVVQTFKTEEEVIKLANDTEFGLMAGVFTKDINRAMRLSSQIESGVVGINCISVMNLQAPFGGKKASGIGREFGEYGLRMFTEPKTVLIK